The Drosophila nasuta strain 15112-1781.00 chromosome 2L, ASM2355853v1, whole genome shotgun sequence genome window below encodes:
- the LOC132792523 gene encoding uncharacterized protein LOC132792523, translating into MKSQLLVLIICLSAGAAFAQEEELIEILPPRTTKAPEKGVSDPKIIRILEDNSKKLDILDRNTHTISNTQKGIENKLKAIARDLSEIEHIEDDLKKLEKLTADNFKSTAQGVKNLTNNIKSAEDRTDRAILGLSKTQQEIKQVLIQVDANQNKYEADLNNVAKSVHDHLDGLDSVLKQSVLKELVNLNQAAKKLENSQKHIENKIGYLDELAALTGITANKVQLLEQGVRSLNVSQQLQLSAISETVHQVGSTTWQIDNKLGVLLSTQKNIERGLEECKKCQRHPAPEPYHEPKQHEDSYAEPKHHEDSYAEPRYAPEYGHKEPSKSSSSSSSNSEYGSDYSNSNAEEASYLYQLWYGKDQK; encoded by the exons ATGAAAAGCCAACTACTCGTACTCATCATCTGCCTTAGCGCTGGTGCAGCCTTTGCTCAGGAGGAGGAGCTCATTGAG ATCCTACCGCCAAGGACAACAAAGGCTCCTGAAAAGGGTGTCAGTGATCCCAAAATCATTCGCATTTTGGAAGACAACAGCAAGAAACTTGACATCTTGGACAGGAATACGCACACCATTAGCAACACCCAAAAGGGCATTGAAAACAAGTTGAAGGCCATTGCCAGAGATCTGTCCGAAATTGAGCACATCGAGGATGACCTGAAGAAGCTGGAGAAGCTCACCGCAGACAATTTCAAGTCGACGGCACAGGGCGTCAAAAATTTGACGAACAACATTAAATCCGCTGAGGATCGCACAGATCGCGCCATCCTTGGACTCAGTAAGACGCAACAGGAGATCAAACAGGTGTTGATCCAGGTGGATGccaatcaaaacaaatacgAAGCGGATCTGAACAATGTGGCCAAGTCTGTGCATGATCATCTTGATGGACTGGATAGTGTACTTAAGCAGTCGGTGCTCAAGGAGTTGGTGAACTTGAACCAAGCAGCCAAGAAATTGGAGAATTCACAGAAGCACATTGAGAATAAGATTGGATACTTGGATGAGCTTGCCGCTTTGACTGGCATTACAGCAAATAAGGTTCAGCTCCTTGAGCAGGGAGTGCGTTCGTTGAATGTCtcgcagcagctgcaattgtCCGCCATTAGTGAAACAGTGCATCAGGTTGGCTCCACCACCTGGCAGATTGACAATAAACTGGGCGTGCTGCTAAGCACTCAGAAGAACATCGAACGTGGCCTCGAGGAATGCAAGAAGTGTCAGCGTCATCCAGCCCCAGAGCCCTACCATGAGCCCAAGCAACATGAAGACTCCTATGCTGAGCCCAAGCACCACGAAGACTCCTACGCTGAGCCCAGATACGCTCCCGAGTATGG CCACAAGGAACCATCCAagtcatcttcatcatcatcatcgaacTCCGAATATGGCAGCGATTATTCCAACTCTAATGCTGAGGAAGCTTCCTATCTCTACCAACTGTGGTACGGCAAGGATCAGAAGTAG